The Sediminispirochaeta bajacaliforniensis DSM 16054 genome contains a region encoding:
- a CDS encoding energy-coupling factor ABC transporter ATP-binding protein, which translates to MMHVIELEDVSFSYPGGFQAVDHVSMGFNAGEAVAIVGQNGAGKTTTVKLMNNLFQPTEGTVFVQGKDTRDFSTAQIARKVGYVFQNPDDQLFQSSVEKEVVYSPKMNKVPEEESKRWIDLAVELCDLEDKMELNPYDLPLSIRKFVTIACVIAMNPDVLILDEPTAGQDLHGLNLLARIIEVLQKRGKTIITITHDMDFVLEHFRRVIVMADKRKIADGDARDIFWDMEIMKKASLKQPPVCSLARELGLTRGIVTQQELLDAIGQTADIV; encoded by the coding sequence ATGATGCATGTAATTGAACTTGAAGATGTAAGTTTTTCTTATCCCGGCGGATTTCAGGCCGTCGATCACGTCAGTATGGGCTTTAATGCTGGCGAGGCGGTTGCTATTGTCGGACAGAATGGGGCAGGAAAAACGACGACGGTGAAACTGATGAACAACCTTTTTCAGCCGACCGAAGGAACGGTTTTCGTGCAGGGCAAGGATACGAGGGATTTTTCTACCGCCCAGATTGCACGAAAGGTAGGGTATGTGTTTCAGAATCCGGACGACCAGCTTTTTCAGTCTTCGGTTGAAAAGGAGGTCGTCTATTCACCCAAGATGAATAAGGTTCCGGAAGAGGAAAGTAAGAGGTGGATCGATCTGGCGGTTGAGCTCTGCGACCTGGAAGACAAAATGGAGCTCAACCCCTACGATCTTCCCCTCTCCATTCGAAAATTCGTCACCATTGCTTGCGTTATTGCAATGAACCCCGACGTTCTGATTCTCGACGAACCCACGGCGGGGCAGGATCTACATGGGCTGAATTTGCTGGCCCGTATTATCGAAGTCTTACAAAAGCGGGGAAAAACAATCATCACCATCACCCACGACATGGATTTTGTCCTGGAACATTTCCGCCGGGTCATTGTAATGGCCGACAAGCGGAAGATCGCCGATGGTGACGCCCGCGATATCTTCTGGGACATGGAGATTATGAAAAAGGCTTCACTGAAACAGCCGCCGGTCTGCAGCCTGGCACGAGAGCTCGGCCTGACCAGGGGAATTGTGACGCAACAGGAACTCTTGGATGCCATAGGCCAAACGGCAGATATTGTATGA
- a CDS encoding nucleoside phosphorylase: MGYEQSKEVLNEKGQQYHIACKKGDVGRYVLLPGDPFRTDAIASLLDGAHLVAHNREHKTWTGKLDGVDVSVTSTGMGGPSAAIALEELIHCGADTFIRVGTCGRICADSFEEGAHGVIVTGAVRDEGTSRQYIPIEYPAVADRAVVEALARAAADLGHRFTEGLCQSKDSFYGQHDPDSMPEADALHRRWKAWEVGHVMASEMETAALFIVSSIRGCRTGAILAYETMNGPTLDVACLAIKHLIAADLRREKAGGV, from the coding sequence ATGGGATATGAACAATCGAAGGAAGTACTGAACGAAAAGGGACAACAGTACCATATTGCCTGTAAGAAGGGGGATGTGGGACGTTATGTTTTGCTACCTGGCGACCCTTTCCGGACCGATGCTATTGCATCCCTGTTGGACGGCGCGCATCTGGTTGCCCATAATAGGGAACATAAAACCTGGACGGGAAAGCTCGACGGTGTCGATGTGTCGGTAACAAGCACCGGCATGGGCGGACCGTCGGCAGCCATCGCCCTGGAGGAGCTGATCCACTGCGGGGCCGATACCTTCATCAGGGTGGGAACCTGCGGCCGGATCTGTGCCGATAGTTTCGAAGAGGGGGCGCATGGGGTGATTGTAACCGGTGCGGTCCGGGACGAAGGAACCAGCCGACAGTATATCCCCATCGAGTATCCCGCCGTAGCCGACCGCGCGGTCGTCGAAGCCCTCGCCCGGGCTGCGGCAGACCTCGGCCATCGCTTTACCGAAGGTCTCTGCCAGTCCAAGGATTCCTTTTACGGACAACACGATCCCGACAGCATGCCCGAGGCTGATGCCTTGCATCGCCGCTGGAAGGCGTGGGAGGTCGGTCACGTCATGGCCAGCGAGATGGAAACCGCGGCCCTTTTTATCGTCTCTTCCATTCGCGGCTGCAGGACCGGGGCGATCCTTGCCTATGAGACGATGAATGGCCCGACCCTCGATGTGGCCTGCCTTGCAATCAAGCATTTGATCGCTGCAGACCTTCGCCGAGAAAAGGCTGGGGGAGTCTGA
- a CDS encoding energy-coupling factor transporter transmembrane component T encodes MGLASGGIEVIQQRTFMDVKRRYLNKLYPITKLLYLLLFSILSIIAPSWWYSYFLFIFLVLFAATGDSVKVFMKKIVRSVLFLFILIFALQTLFRPGQDIIFHLWIFAAKWEGVFYALNLCGILLVIASSFILFFQTTQMQDLILSLEASGFSHTASYIILSTLQMIPQTKKRSEIIMNAQQARGIETKGGLKVRLRAFIPMLAPLILSSFSGIEERALTLEARAFSAPCKKTHIRTVEKGRFDGLLRVTAALILLAAVAGRCTIWH; translated from the coding sequence ATGGGCTTGGCTTCCGGCGGGATAGAAGTAATTCAACAGAGGACCTTTATGGACGTTAAGCGGCGATATTTGAATAAGCTTTATCCCATCACAAAACTTTTGTATCTTCTTCTCTTTTCCATACTGAGCATTATTGCGCCCTCGTGGTGGTATTCCTATTTTCTTTTTATTTTTCTTGTGCTTTTTGCTGCGACGGGGGATAGCGTCAAGGTGTTCATGAAAAAGATCGTCCGTTCGGTCCTTTTCCTTTTTATTCTTATTTTTGCCCTTCAAACGCTATTTCGGCCTGGGCAAGATATTATTTTTCATCTCTGGATTTTTGCGGCAAAGTGGGAGGGTGTCTTTTATGCCTTAAATCTTTGCGGCATTCTCCTTGTTATCGCCAGTTCGTTTATCCTTTTTTTTCAAACAACGCAAATGCAGGATTTGATTCTCTCTTTGGAGGCCTCCGGCTTTTCTCATACGGCATCCTACATCATCTTATCGACGCTCCAAATGATCCCCCAAACCAAGAAGCGGTCGGAGATAATCATGAACGCCCAACAGGCGCGGGGTATCGAGACGAAAGGAGGCTTAAAGGTCCGTTTGCGGGCCTTTATTCCGATGCTTGCACCATTGATTTTGAGTTCCTTTTCGGGGATTGAGGAACGGGCTCTTACGCTGGAGGCCAGGGCCTTTTCTGCTCCCTGTAAAAAAACGCACATCCGCACCGTGGAAAAGGGGCGATTCGACGGCCTGCTGAGAGTGACTGCAGCCCTTATTCTGCTTGCCGCTGTTGCCGGGAGGTGTACCATATGGCACTGA
- a CDS encoding GntR family transcriptional regulator, with protein sequence MHEGHIPDGMKKKKLPMYISVYNRLCDFIADMEPGAKLPTEEMLIRQFAVSRNTLRQALQLLEEDRLINRRQGSGAYVSRRPFMHSASVNRYSTIETLLDKLDFSWELACLEISVQNVDELESEILSLPKGSLIHVFDRVYRDAKEKDIVFAHLLDFVPLTTKLEFPRSGRKEEIVRYVEGKGHSSSCIVTAIIAGSLYANIFKVKANTPLLLLQQLVSDEIGTPIFFNKTIINSSVNGLTLRVDRI encoded by the coding sequence ATGCATGAAGGGCATATTCCCGATGGGATGAAGAAAAAAAAGCTTCCGATGTATATCTCTGTCTACAATCGCCTCTGTGATTTCATTGCCGATATGGAGCCGGGGGCAAAACTTCCGACCGAGGAGATGCTGATCAGGCAGTTTGCCGTTTCCCGCAATACCCTGCGTCAGGCCCTGCAGCTGCTCGAAGAAGATCGCCTGATTAACAGACGGCAGGGATCGGGAGCCTATGTTTCGCGGCGTCCCTTTATGCACAGCGCAAGCGTCAATCGTTATTCGACCATCGAAACCTTGCTGGATAAGCTTGATTTTTCCTGGGAACTCGCCTGTCTCGAAATTTCCGTCCAGAATGTGGATGAACTGGAAAGTGAGATTCTCTCTCTGCCCAAGGGATCGTTGATTCATGTTTTCGATCGCGTCTACAGGGATGCAAAAGAGAAGGATATCGTTTTTGCGCATCTTCTGGATTTTGTTCCTCTGACTACCAAACTTGAGTTTCCGCGTTCGGGTCGCAAAGAAGAGATTGTGCGCTATGTAGAGGGAAAGGGTCATAGCAGCAGCTGTATTGTAACTGCAATAATTGCAGGTTCTCTCTATGCAAATATCTTTAAGGTGAAGGCAAATACCCCCCTTTTGCTTCTGCAGCAATTGGTCAGTGATGAAATCGGTACTCCGATATTTTTTAACAAGACAATTATTAATTCGTCGGTGAACGGACTGACGTTACGGGTCGATCGAATCTGA
- a CDS encoding class I SAM-dependent methyltransferase: protein MIDKNYTELNALVIDRWVNTGWEWGTPISHEIFANAQNNSWSVVLTPTKPVPKEWFCEFKGAKILGLASGGGQQIPIFAALGADCTVLDYSEKQLKNERIVAAREKYEVELVRADMTKPFPFDDDSFDLIFHPVSNSYIKDVLPVWKECYRVLKNGGVLLAGLDNGFNYLFDDDEKEIVHRLPFDPLENEELYEYSLKNDWGIQFSHTIEEQIGGQLKAGFILTDIYQDTNGEGNLHEYNVPTFYATRAVKKV, encoded by the coding sequence ATGATAGACAAAAATTATACAGAGCTTAATGCGCTTGTTATTGACAGATGGGTTAATACGGGCTGGGAATGGGGAACGCCAATCAGCCATGAGATATTCGCTAACGCACAGAACAATTCGTGGTCGGTGGTATTGACGCCTACAAAACCCGTCCCCAAAGAGTGGTTCTGCGAATTCAAGGGAGCAAAAATCCTTGGGCTGGCTTCGGGTGGTGGACAGCAAATTCCTATCTTTGCAGCATTGGGGGCTGACTGTACCGTATTGGACTATTCGGAAAAACAGTTGAAGAATGAGAGAATTGTTGCAGCAAGAGAAAAGTATGAAGTTGAACTTGTACGGGCCGATATGACAAAACCGTTTCCTTTCGATGATGATTCCTTTGATCTTATCTTTCATCCGGTATCAAATTCATATATAAAAGATGTACTTCCGGTATGGAAAGAGTGCTACAGGGTCCTGAAAAACGGAGGAGTGCTCCTGGCAGGATTGGACAATGGATTCAACTATCTCTTTGATGATGATGAAAAGGAAATAGTGCACAGGCTCCCTTTTGATCCGCTGGAAAATGAAGAATTGTATGAGTACTCGTTAAAGAATGATTGGGGAATCCAATTCTCTCATACCATTGAGGAACAAATCGGAGGGCAATTGAAAGCAGGTTTTATCTTGACGGATATTTACCAGGATACAAATGGCGAAGGGAATCTACACGAATATAATGTCCCAACGTTCTACGCAACGCGAGCCGTAAAAAAGGTATGA
- a CDS encoding glycosyltransferase family 2 protein: MDPLVSVIIPVYNRRKLLADAVRSVLMQSFGDLELIVVDDGSDDGTVRSLASLSSDPRIRLLTPPRSGMAGAVRNRGAAAARGRWLAFLDSDDIWLPEKLSQQFSLLRELGSLGRHPRIIHGCEVWLRDDRIISQKGQRHRREGDIFSDALTKCIIGPSSVMMERQLYLESGGFREDLEIAEDYEFWLRITALEPVAWLSKDCIIKRAGSWPQLSEKYGQIEKFRIQGLLRLVKDSWFAGHRRDGESNGDAALLRQHQAEQTLAGKCRIYAAGCRKRGRLEEALRFERVK; the protein is encoded by the coding sequence ATGGACCCGCTTGTCTCCGTCATCATACCCGTCTATAACCGAAGAAAACTCCTGGCCGATGCGGTTCGTTCTGTTCTGATGCAGAGTTTCGGTGATCTCGAACTCATCGTGGTGGATGACGGTTCCGACGACGGAACGGTTCGTTCTCTTGCTTCCCTTTCCTCTGATCCCCGTATCAGGCTTCTTACCCCTCCTCGGAGCGGCATGGCCGGTGCTGTTCGGAATCGTGGTGCCGCCGCTGCAAGAGGGCGATGGCTTGCCTTTCTCGACAGCGATGATATCTGGCTGCCGGAAAAGCTTTCCCAGCAGTTTTCTCTTCTTCGTGAGCTGGGCAGTTTGGGCAGGCACCCCCGAATTATCCATGGCTGTGAGGTGTGGCTAAGAGACGATCGGATAATAAGCCAAAAGGGTCAGCGTCATCGCAGGGAGGGTGACATCTTTTCCGACGCCCTTACCAAATGCATCATCGGCCCTTCCTCCGTCATGATGGAACGGCAGCTCTACCTTGAAAGCGGAGGCTTTCGCGAAGACCTTGAGATCGCGGAGGATTACGAATTCTGGCTGAGAATCACCGCCCTTGAGCCGGTTGCCTGGCTTTCCAAGGACTGTATTATCAAGCGGGCCGGATCCTGGCCCCAGCTTTCGGAAAAGTATGGGCAGATAGAGAAGTTTCGCATCCAGGGTCTGCTTCGTCTTGTAAAAGATTCCTGGTTTGCCGGGCATCGTCGTGATGGTGAAAGCAACGGTGATGCCGCTCTTCTCCGACAGCACCAGGCGGAACAGACCCTTGCGGGAAAATGCCGGATATACGCCGCAGGCTGCCGCAAGCGGGGTCGGCTGGAAGAGGCCCTGCGTTTTGAACGTGTGAAATAG
- a CDS encoding GNAT family N-acetyltransferase, translated as MNISWIFEQSTIDWQALSDLYSIAPLGTKEPERLKITFGNSMFTCFAFDNDKLIGAGRALADGADCSYICDIALHPDYQGYGLGKQIVQHLINQSKGHKKIILYANPGKEGFYAKLGFKKMNTAMAIFENEDAMIANGTISS; from the coding sequence ATGAATATATCATGGATATTCGAACAATCCACAATCGATTGGCAAGCGTTATCCGATCTGTATAGCATTGCTCCTCTTGGTACAAAGGAACCGGAAAGACTAAAAATCACTTTCGGCAATAGCATGTTTACATGTTTTGCCTTTGACAACGATAAACTTATTGGAGCAGGCAGGGCTCTGGCAGACGGTGCCGACTGTTCCTATATCTGCGATATTGCCTTACACCCCGATTACCAGGGGTATGGTTTAGGAAAACAAATAGTGCAGCACCTAATCAACCAATCAAAAGGACATAAAAAAATCATTCTTTATGCAAACCCCGGAAAAGAAGGCTTTTACGCAAAACTCGGCTTTAAGAAGATGAATACGGCAATGGCCATCTTCGAAAATGAAGATGCCATGATAGCAAATGGAACGATATCTTCCTGA
- a CDS encoding CD3072 family TudS-related putative desulfidase translates to MTKILFVSHCILNTASKVELFCEEEIKKEENLRRIFLERAIKAGFQLVQLPCPEFLLYGPQRWGHVSDQFDNTFFRNYSDAFLAPYIDQIKEYHSHPEKFEIAGIVGIDGSPSCGVTYTCKSARWKGDFSGRENVDAIIDSVTLEKGNGIFIQELRRLLEKEGLQVPVVGLFADEPQRLFDLLERA, encoded by the coding sequence ATGACCAAGATACTGTTTGTTTCGCATTGCATTCTGAATACCGCCTCCAAGGTGGAACTTTTTTGTGAAGAAGAGATAAAAAAGGAAGAAAACCTCCGCCGCATCTTTCTGGAACGGGCAATAAAAGCAGGGTTTCAACTGGTCCAGTTGCCTTGTCCCGAATTTCTCTTATACGGTCCCCAGCGATGGGGCCATGTCAGTGATCAGTTTGACAATACCTTCTTCCGCAATTACAGCGATGCCTTTCTTGCCCCCTACATCGATCAAATCAAGGAATATCATTCCCACCCTGAAAAATTCGAGATCGCAGGCATTGTCGGCATCGACGGCAGCCCCAGTTGCGGTGTTACCTACACCTGCAAGAGTGCTCGTTGGAAAGGTGATTTCTCAGGCAGAGAAAATGTTGATGCGATCATCGATTCCGTTACCCTTGAAAAAGGGAACGGCATTTTCATCCAGGAACTGCGCAGGCTCCTTGAGAAAGAGGGCTTGCAGGTCCCAGTGGTAGGTCTTTTTGCCGACGAGCCGCAAAGATTGTTCGACCTGCTGGAAAGAGCATAA
- a CDS encoding MFS transporter, with the protein MKQNDTLCSYSRIAVVEAYGLYLMTGIAAACIGASMIALTGYFQVSVAQVAALSSAFALGRVVMVFFCGIITEKLGVRKSFMIGYLALGINFIFMPLNTHYWLALILMAIAGMGMGFQDSGCPVILSRAFPMNYSGAMSAGQAFFGIGNFIPPLTMSLLLLSGLSWKVMFFIFGGMTLALFVATFFMPRERIPDNSGEHEHGFSMAWLKRQGKFFFVLFLTNFFYCSLLNIVHIYTNPYVLSFGIHESISVNVLTMFSVGAVIGSLAFVRILRRARPVKVLLVNLVIAFLSLCIAIISGNIIVFFIMFTVAGAFSGVLFSVLVTLATNAAPRHTAMAASLIGFTGGISDILTPLAVGRVVTVASVRIAFPSVLLATAIAVVGAYMVIRLQPRKQQA; encoded by the coding sequence ATGAAACAAAACGATACACTTTGTAGTTACTCACGTATAGCCGTTGTAGAGGCCTACGGCCTCTACCTGATGACCGGTATAGCCGCCGCTTGTATCGGGGCTTCTATGATTGCCTTGACCGGTTATTTTCAGGTCTCGGTGGCTCAGGTAGCGGCTCTCAGCTCGGCCTTTGCCCTGGGCCGGGTTGTAATGGTCTTTTTTTGCGGTATCATCACCGAAAAACTGGGGGTACGGAAGTCGTTCATGATCGGCTACCTCGCACTGGGAATCAATTTTATTTTTATGCCCCTGAACACCCATTACTGGCTTGCACTTATTCTCATGGCTATAGCGGGCATGGGTATGGGGTTTCAGGACAGTGGCTGCCCCGTTATTCTCTCCCGGGCTTTTCCGATGAATTACAGCGGTGCCATGAGCGCTGGGCAGGCATTTTTCGGGATTGGGAATTTTATTCCGCCGCTTACGATGTCGCTTCTCCTTTTGTCGGGATTGAGCTGGAAGGTGATGTTTTTCATCTTCGGCGGTATGACCCTTGCATTGTTCGTCGCCACTTTTTTTATGCCACGGGAACGCATACCGGATAATTCGGGCGAGCATGAACACGGCTTCTCTATGGCGTGGTTGAAGCGACAGGGAAAATTCTTTTTCGTCTTGTTTCTTACCAATTTCTTTTATTGCTCTCTGCTGAATATTGTCCATATTTACACTAATCCCTATGTTCTTTCGTTCGGGATCCATGAGAGCATTTCGGTAAATGTACTTACCATGTTCAGCGTCGGGGCCGTCATCGGCAGCCTTGCCTTTGTCCGCATTTTAAGGAGGGCCAGGCCGGTAAAGGTGCTGTTGGTAAACCTTGTTATCGCCTTTCTCTCTCTCTGCATTGCCATCATTTCGGGAAACATTATTGTCTTCTTCATCATGTTTACCGTAGCCGGTGCCTTCAGCGGTGTGCTTTTTTCCGTTTTGGTCACGCTGGCCACGAATGCTGCCCCCCGGCATACGGCGATGGCGGCAAGCCTGATCGGTTTTACGGGAGGGATTTCCGATATCCTCACTCCCCTGGCCGTGGGTCGGGTCGTAACCGTGGCATCGGTTCGCATTGCTTTTCCGTCGGTCCTGCTCGCCACCGCCATTGCCGTGGTCGGCGCCTATATGGTCATTCGTCTGCAGCCGCGGAAACAACAGGCTTGA
- a CDS encoding amidohydrolase family protein: MGGYLVRNCDVADVATLSFRRQDVLIEGMRIAKIASSIRPTGNETVIDADGKMLLPGFVDCHSHLLQTFSKGYLDDYPIVDWLVRMYKIEEVMSEEDNYYAVLLGCLEALRFGTTTINEMCGQRYLDSTMQAIEDSGIRATVGLSHTDIPENDVTPLWTVEESLKESEELFHRHHLHLEGRLRTSCAPSGLPACSKELMQELKSFTRSHGLIFHTHLAEGPVETKKIRERTGWGEAEALYHYGVLDRDTLLAHSIWLEDDELGLIKESGSHPVYCPSTNLKISDGIPKVDAMLKMGIPVCLGCDGEASSSNRDMVLEARIGAYLQKGASLDPSSMDLSTTYTMMTRCGAEALKYSDLGVIREGTLADFILVDTRGNLALSNQNTRLSNFLYAGGGSDVDTVFVNGRLLVHGKDFLSFDIQAVLERCETLLAGLDKKIRGI, translated from the coding sequence ATGGGAGGCTATCTTGTACGAAACTGCGATGTAGCAGATGTTGCAACTCTCTCTTTTCGACGCCAGGATGTCCTTATCGAAGGGATGAGAATTGCTAAGATCGCTTCCTCCATTCGCCCGACCGGAAATGAGACGGTCATTGATGCCGACGGGAAGATGTTGCTCCCGGGATTTGTCGACTGCCATAGTCATCTCCTTCAGACCTTCAGTAAGGGCTACCTGGACGACTATCCCATCGTCGACTGGCTGGTGAGGATGTACAAGATCGAAGAGGTGATGAGTGAGGAGGATAACTACTATGCGGTCCTTCTCGGCTGTCTGGAGGCACTTCGTTTTGGTACGACCACGATCAACGAGATGTGCGGGCAGCGCTATCTCGACTCTACCATGCAGGCCATTGAGGATTCGGGGATTCGGGCCACCGTCGGGCTTAGTCATACCGATATACCGGAAAATGACGTCACCCCCTTGTGGACGGTGGAGGAGAGCCTGAAAGAGTCCGAAGAACTTTTCCATCGCCACCATCTTCACCTTGAAGGCCGTCTGCGGACCTCTTGCGCCCCCTCGGGACTTCCCGCCTGCTCAAAGGAATTAATGCAGGAGCTTAAGAGCTTTACCCGCTCTCACGGACTTATCTTTCATACCCACCTGGCCGAGGGTCCGGTAGAGACGAAAAAGATCAGGGAGCGTACGGGCTGGGGCGAAGCCGAGGCCCTCTATCATTATGGTGTGCTGGATCGGGATACCCTCCTTGCCCACAGCATTTGGCTGGAGGATGATGAATTGGGCCTGATCAAAGAGAGCGGTTCTCATCCCGTCTATTGTCCGTCTACCAACCTGAAGATAAGCGATGGTATTCCTAAGGTTGATGCGATGCTCAAGATGGGTATCCCCGTTTGCCTCGGCTGTGACGGTGAGGCGAGCAGCTCCAACCGCGATATGGTTCTGGAAGCCCGGATAGGAGCCTATCTTCAAAAAGGCGCTTCCCTCGACCCTTCATCGATGGATCTTTCAACCACCTATACGATGATGACCAGATGCGGTGCCGAGGCGCTCAAGTATTCCGACCTCGGCGTAATCCGGGAAGGCACCCTTGCCGATTTCATCCTTGTCGATACCCGGGGCAATCTTGCCTTAAGTAACCAGAATACCCGGCTGAGCAATTTTCTGTATGCGGGAGGTGGCAGCGATGTGGACACGGTTTTTGTGAACGGAAGGCTGTTGGTACACGGGAAGGATTTTCTTTCCTTCGATATCCAAGCAGTTTTAGAGCGGTGTGAGACATTGCTTGCCGGTCTGGACAAAAAGATCCGGGGAATCTGA
- a CDS encoding ECF transporter S component: MSVKDDFTLMSTLLIPVAIALNVVGGQIAAVLALPIYIDSIGTILAGILAGPWVGLVAGILSNVINGIFQPNFFPFAVVSGVIGLVSGILSRKHMFTTWWKIIISILCVTLVGVVVGSPIVMYVYGGITGNGSTYLTALMLATGKTLFTSVFTSQVFTEIADKGLSIIVAYIIIKAMSDRILVKYPCGEQFLKHKKAAAVEAPVADDGKDA, translated from the coding sequence ATGAGTGTGAAAGATGATTTCACCTTGATGAGTACGTTGCTCATTCCCGTGGCAATTGCTCTGAATGTCGTAGGTGGCCAGATTGCGGCGGTCTTGGCCCTTCCGATTTATATCGATTCGATCGGAACCATCCTTGCCGGTATTTTAGCGGGTCCCTGGGTCGGCCTTGTCGCCGGTATCCTGAGCAATGTTATCAATGGTATCTTTCAGCCGAACTTTTTCCCCTTTGCCGTGGTAAGCGGAGTGATTGGTTTGGTGAGCGGAATCCTTTCCAGAAAGCATATGTTTACCACCTGGTGGAAGATCATCATTTCTATTCTCTGTGTTACCCTTGTGGGCGTGGTCGTGGGCTCTCCCATCGTTATGTATGTCTACGGAGGCATCACCGGTAACGGCAGCACCTACCTCACTGCATTGATGCTGGCAACGGGAAAGACCCTTTTTACTTCGGTATTTACCTCACAGGTCTTCACCGAGATTGCGGATAAGGGCCTTTCGATCATTGTGGCCTACATCATCATAAAGGCAATGAGCGATCGTATCCTTGTCAAATATCCCTGTGGCGAACAGTTCCTTAAACATAAGAAGGCTGCTGCTGTTGAGGCTCCTGTTGCCGATGACGGAAAGGATGCCTAG
- a CDS encoding energy-coupling factor ABC transporter ATP-binding protein: protein MALIEIDDFSYQYPVSDDFALKNITFSIEQGDFVGVIGPNGSGKTTLCNAIRGFVPSFYKGVSFGQILFEGKDLSKISSGELAVRIGYIFQNPFNQISYIKDTVFEELCFGLENLGVEPSEIIRRVEAIIDELGIGYLKDKNPFEISGGQQQRVALASILVMDPDVLVIDEPTSQLDPVGTEQVFAIIDLVKQKGKTVVLVEHKIDLVAEYADKIIVMDKGRIAFSGPTREILSDERLLDHDTQIPVYARIGHRLRKAGNPVERIPITHEETVDLLRDLMNHK from the coding sequence ATGGCACTGATAGAGATCGATGATTTTAGCTACCAATATCCCGTCAGCGACGATTTTGCTCTGAAAAATATCACCTTCTCCATCGAACAGGGAGACTTCGTGGGCGTCATCGGGCCGAACGGAAGCGGCAAAACCACCTTGTGCAACGCAATCCGTGGCTTCGTTCCCAGTTTCTACAAAGGGGTCAGCTTCGGCCAAATCCTATTCGAGGGAAAAGACCTCTCGAAGATTTCCTCAGGGGAATTGGCTGTTCGTATCGGGTACATCTTTCAGAATCCCTTCAATCAGATAAGCTATATCAAAGACACGGTTTTTGAAGAGCTCTGCTTCGGGCTGGAGAATCTTGGTGTGGAGCCTTCGGAGATTATTAGACGGGTTGAGGCCATCATCGACGAACTGGGCATAGGATATCTAAAGGATAAGAATCCCTTCGAGATTTCCGGCGGGCAGCAGCAGCGGGTCGCCCTTGCCTCGATTCTTGTTATGGACCCGGATGTGCTGGTCATCGATGAGCCGACGAGTCAGCTTGATCCTGTGGGTACCGAGCAGGTCTTTGCCATTATCGATCTGGTCAAGCAGAAGGGAAAAACAGTGGTCCTTGTTGAGCACAAGATAGATCTTGTCGCCGAATATGCCGACAAAATCATCGTCATGGATAAGGGACGGATCGCCTTTTCCGGACCGACCCGGGAAATTCTTTCCGACGAGCGGCTTTTGGACCATGATACCCAGATTCCCGTCTATGCGCGGATAGGCCATCGGCTTCGAAAGGCGGGAAACCCGGTGGAACGGATTCCCATCACCCATGAGGAGACGGTAGACCTTCTCCGGGATCTTATGAACCACAAATAG